In one window of Actinomycetes bacterium DNA:
- a CDS encoding response regulator, with product RVILEGAGYDVLTAVDGRDGATRLDGDPVDLVLSDVEMPGMDGFTLTRTIRRTHGWQDVPVVIMTSRGDEADKRAGLDAGASAYLLKSEFDQAELVSTVRRLIGR from the coding sequence AGCGGGTCATCCTGGAGGGCGCCGGCTACGACGTGCTCACGGCCGTCGACGGGCGGGACGGCGCCACCCGGCTGGACGGCGACCCGGTCGACCTGGTGCTCTCCGACGTGGAGATGCCGGGGATGGACGGCTTCACCCTGACCCGCACCATCCGGCGCACCCACGGCTGGCAGGACGTCCCCGTCGTGATCATGACCTCGCGCGGCGACGAGGCCGACAAGCGGGCCGGTCTGGACGCCGGAGCCAGCGCATATCTGCTCAAGAGCGAGTTCGACCAGGCCGAACTCGTCAGTACGGTCCGGCGCCTGATCGGGCGTTGA
- a CDS encoding response regulator, which produces MTSGQPTVVVADDSATLRKIVGYVLEREGFQVISAEDGVEGVQAVLRTQPDAVILDVQMPRLSGYVAARLLKDDWQTAEIPVILLTALDAATDRYWGQLAGAEKFLNKGFEAPQLVAAVRDVIRDADARRGGRARLVPDPVEIDAEDVFARVSDLLDRKLFEAQVTTEVTSIAAEISGFEETVSAVLTVAGRVVGYDLAALLMLDDNSTYTTVARETSRQLYTDFCSGLAEAASQTTGRSVEVGDLIPRIADPQQLLGADDEGGLATFLSMPLRARGRTVAILGLASATKNAFGESSLNTLRLVESPAALVIDNARLSGSVHA; this is translated from the coding sequence GTGACCAGCGGACAGCCGACCGTCGTCGTGGCGGACGACAGTGCGACCCTGCGCAAGATCGTCGGTTACGTACTGGAGCGGGAGGGCTTCCAGGTCATCTCGGCCGAGGACGGCGTCGAGGGTGTGCAGGCGGTGCTGCGCACCCAGCCGGACGCGGTGATCCTCGACGTGCAGATGCCCCGGCTGTCCGGCTACGTGGCCGCGCGGCTGCTCAAGGACGACTGGCAGACCGCGGAGATCCCGGTCATCCTGCTCACGGCGCTGGACGCCGCCACCGACCGTTACTGGGGTCAGCTGGCCGGCGCCGAGAAGTTCCTCAACAAGGGGTTCGAGGCGCCGCAGCTGGTGGCCGCCGTCCGGGACGTGATCCGCGACGCCGACGCGCGGCGCGGCGGGCGGGCCCGGCTGGTTCCCGACCCGGTCGAGATCGACGCCGAGGACGTGTTCGCCCGGGTCAGCGACCTGCTCGACCGCAAGCTGTTCGAGGCTCAGGTCACCACCGAGGTGACGTCGATCGCCGCCGAGATCTCCGGCTTCGAGGAGACCGTGTCGGCGGTGCTCACCGTGGCCGGGCGGGTGGTCGGCTACGACCTCGCCGCCTTGCTGATGCTCGACGACAACTCGACCTACACCACGGTGGCCCGCGAGACCTCCCGCCAGCTGTACACCGACTTCTGCTCGGGGCTCGCCGAGGCGGCCAGCCAGACCACCGGGCGATCGGTCGAGGTCGGCGACCTCATCCCGCGGATCGCCGACCCGCAGCAGCTGCTCGGGGCGGACGACGAGGGCGGCCTGGCCACCTTCTTGTCGATGCCGCTGCGGGCCCGCGGCCGCACCGTCGCGATCCTCGGCCTGGCCAGCGCCACGAAGAACGCGTTCGGCGAGTCCTCGCTCAACACGCTGCGGCTGGTGGAGTCCCCGGCGGCGCTGGTGATCGACAACGCCCGACTGTCCGGCAGTGTCCACGCCTGA
- a CDS encoding flavin reductase family protein — MRSHPAPELRPTTAQFRAAMGRFATGVAVVTTVAAEFDHAMTANSFTSVSLEPLLTLVSVERLTRFHDAILESGLWTVSILPVQARETAVWLATKGRRLVDQLDRVPHRRSAVTGAAVVEGALAVVECATWATYDGGDHTLVVGEVLSVEVPDADSGPAPLLHHRGRYATLRPLQE, encoded by the coding sequence GTGAGGTCCCACCCGGCGCCAGAGCTGCGGCCCACCACCGCGCAGTTCCGCGCGGCCATGGGCCGGTTCGCCACGGGGGTCGCCGTGGTCACGACGGTCGCAGCCGAGTTCGACCATGCGATGACCGCCAACTCTTTCACCTCGGTATCGCTCGAGCCGTTGCTCACCCTGGTGTCGGTCGAGAGGCTCACCCGCTTCCACGATGCCATCCTCGAGTCCGGGCTGTGGACCGTCTCGATCCTCCCGGTGCAGGCCAGGGAGACGGCCGTCTGGCTGGCCACGAAGGGCCGCCGGCTGGTCGACCAGCTGGACCGGGTGCCGCACCGGCGCTCGGCGGTCACCGGTGCCGCGGTCGTCGAGGGCGCGTTGGCCGTCGTCGAGTGCGCGACCTGGGCCACCTACGACGGCGGGGACCACACCCTCGTCGTCGGTGAGGTGCTGTCGGTCGAGGTGCCGGACGCCGACAGTGGGCCCGCCCCCCTGCTGCACCACCGGGGCCGCTACGCCACGCTGCGTCCGTTGCAGGAGTAG
- the pgi gene encoding glucose-6-phosphate isomerase, with the protein MAEHQQAVAGTTLRELFAADPARGPAMTVTAGDLSLDYSKNRLTAETVPLLVALAERVDLRGQAEAMFRGDRINTTENRSVLHVALRMPRTAQLDVDGHDVVADVHAVLDRMGDFTDRVRSGAWTGHTGRRIGTVVNIGIGGSDLGPAMACQALRAYADPALTVRFVSNVDPSDIAEALIGLDPAETLFVVCSKTFTTQETLANARVARRWLVDGLGGDEAAVARHFVAVSTNAEKVAEFGIDPENMFGFWDWVGGRYSYDSAIGLALMTAIGREAFGQMLEGFRTIDEHFRTAPYEQNLPALLGLISVWYVNFFGTSTQAVLPYSQYLSRFPAYLQQLCMESNGKSVTKDGEPVHWSTGEVVWGEPGTNGQHAFHQLLHQGTRLVPCDFIGFARSNRPVDDLHQLFLSNLLAQPAALAFGRTAEEVAATGAAPELVPHRVMPGNRPSNLLLAPQLTPSVLGQLVATYEHRVFTQGVVWGIDSFDQWGVELGKVMANELLPPLTAPAEPDLSGVDSSTAALIRQLRRLA; encoded by the coding sequence CTGGCCGAGCACCAGCAGGCGGTCGCCGGGACGACGCTGCGCGAGCTGTTCGCCGCCGACCCCGCGCGCGGCCCGGCGATGACCGTCACGGCCGGCGACCTGTCGTTGGACTACTCCAAGAACCGGCTCACCGCCGAGACCGTGCCGCTGCTCGTGGCACTGGCCGAGCGGGTCGACCTGCGCGGGCAGGCCGAGGCGATGTTCCGCGGGGACCGGATCAACACCACCGAGAACCGCTCGGTGCTGCACGTGGCGCTGCGGATGCCCAGGACGGCGCAGCTGGACGTCGACGGGCACGATGTCGTCGCCGACGTCCACGCCGTGCTGGACCGGATGGGTGACTTCACCGACCGGGTCCGCTCCGGTGCCTGGACCGGGCACACCGGGCGCCGGATCGGCACAGTCGTCAACATCGGGATCGGCGGGTCGGACCTCGGCCCGGCCATGGCTTGCCAGGCCCTGCGCGCCTACGCCGACCCGGCCCTGACGGTGCGGTTCGTCTCCAACGTCGACCCGTCCGACATCGCCGAGGCGCTGATCGGCCTCGACCCCGCCGAGACGCTGTTCGTGGTCTGCTCCAAGACGTTCACCACCCAGGAGACCCTGGCGAACGCGCGGGTGGCCCGGCGCTGGCTGGTCGACGGCCTCGGCGGCGACGAGGCCGCGGTGGCGCGGCACTTCGTCGCGGTCTCCACCAACGCGGAGAAGGTCGCCGAGTTCGGCATCGACCCGGAGAACATGTTCGGGTTCTGGGACTGGGTCGGCGGCCGGTACTCCTACGACTCGGCCATCGGGCTCGCCCTGATGACCGCGATCGGCCGGGAGGCGTTCGGCCAGATGCTCGAGGGCTTCCGGACCATCGACGAGCACTTCCGCACGGCGCCCTACGAGCAGAACCTGCCGGCGCTGCTGGGGCTCATCTCGGTCTGGTACGTCAACTTCTTCGGCACCTCCACCCAGGCGGTGCTGCCGTACAGCCAGTACCTGTCCCGGTTCCCGGCGTACCTGCAGCAGCTGTGCATGGAGAGCAACGGCAAGTCGGTCACCAAGGACGGCGAGCCGGTGCACTGGTCGACCGGTGAGGTGGTCTGGGGCGAGCCCGGCACGAACGGGCAGCACGCGTTCCACCAGCTGCTGCACCAGGGCACCCGGCTGGTGCCCTGCGACTTCATCGGCTTCGCCCGGTCCAACCGGCCGGTCGACGACCTGCACCAGCTGTTCCTCTCGAACCTGCTCGCCCAGCCGGCCGCGCTGGCCTTCGGTCGCACTGCCGAGGAGGTCGCGGCCACCGGCGCCGCCCCCGAGCTGGTGCCGCACCGGGTGATGCCGGGCAACCGGCCGTCCAACCTGCTGCTGGCCCCGCAGCTGACGCCGTCCGTGCTGGGGCAGCTGGTGGCCACATACGAGCACCGGGTGTTCACCCAGGGCGTCGTCTGGGGCATCGACTCCTTCGACCAGTGGGGCGTCGAGCTGGGCAAGGTCATGGCCAACGAGCTGTTGCCGCCGCTGACCGCGCCGGCCGAGCCGGACCTCTCCGGCGTCGACTCCTCCACCGCGGCGCTCATCCGGCAGCTGCGCCGACTGGCCTGA
- the gnd gene encoding decarboxylating 6-phosphogluconate dehydrogenase, translating into MQLGMVGLGRMGANMTRRLMAAGHEVVAYDVSPDAVATLAAEGAGGAESLEDLVAQLHPPRAVWLMVPAAYTEQTVRQVAALLDRGDTVVDGGNSFYRDAIGLAAELGESGVHLVDVGTSGGVFGLERGYCLMVGGDTAAVAQLEPVLRDLAPGLDAAPRTPGRQGEPSTAEQGYLHCGPVGAGHFVKMVHNGIEYGLMAAYAEGLAILQAADAGARQRTADAETAPLRDPEAYRYSIDVGEVAELWRRGSVVGSWLLDLTAKALTADPQLAAFSGRVSDSGEGRWTVESAIDLGVPAHVITAALYERFASRGNADYAGQVLSALRREFGGHDEKPADEQQG; encoded by the coding sequence ATGCAGCTGGGAATGGTCGGCCTGGGCCGGATGGGTGCCAACATGACGCGGCGGCTCATGGCCGCGGGCCACGAGGTCGTCGCGTACGACGTCTCACCGGACGCCGTGGCCACGCTGGCCGCCGAGGGCGCCGGTGGAGCCGAGTCGCTGGAGGACCTGGTGGCCCAGCTGCACCCGCCGCGCGCCGTGTGGCTCATGGTCCCGGCCGCCTACACCGAGCAGACGGTCCGCCAGGTGGCCGCGCTGCTGGACCGGGGGGACACCGTCGTGGACGGCGGTAACTCGTTCTACCGGGACGCCATCGGGCTGGCCGCCGAGCTCGGCGAGAGCGGCGTGCACCTGGTGGACGTCGGCACCAGCGGCGGGGTGTTCGGGCTCGAGCGCGGGTACTGCCTCATGGTCGGCGGCGACACCGCGGCCGTCGCGCAGCTGGAGCCGGTGCTGCGCGACCTGGCCCCCGGCCTGGACGCCGCGCCGCGCACGCCCGGCCGGCAGGGCGAGCCGTCGACGGCCGAGCAGGGCTACCTGCACTGCGGCCCGGTCGGGGCCGGGCATTTCGTGAAGATGGTGCACAACGGCATCGAGTACGGGCTGATGGCCGCCTACGCCGAGGGGCTGGCGATCCTGCAGGCCGCCGACGCGGGCGCCCGGCAGCGCACCGCGGATGCCGAGACCGCGCCGCTGCGCGACCCCGAGGCGTACCGCTACAGCATCGACGTCGGCGAGGTGGCCGAGCTGTGGCGCCGCGGCAGCGTGGTGGGGTCGTGGCTGCTCGACCTCACGGCCAAGGCGCTCACTGCCGACCCGCAGCTGGCCGCGTTCTCCGGCCGGGTGTCCGACTCCGGTGAGGGCCGGTGGACCGTGGAGTCCGCCATCGACCTCGGGGTGCCCGCCCACGTCATCACGGCGGCGCTGTACGAGCGGTTCGCGTCGCGGGGCAACGCCGACTACGCCGGCCAGGTGCTCTCGGCGCTGCGCCGCGAGTTCGGCGGGCACGACGAGAAGCCGGCCGACGAGCAGCAGGGCTGA
- a CDS encoding GNAT family N-acetyltransferase, with the protein MGASDAEVLELERVAALGWSATETATVGGWLLRASRGFTGRANSVLPLGGPGQTLVDAIEHCARWYADRGLPLKFQVPLLSDDAQDTRLGEHGLAVVDVVRVLVCDVTDLVADHGGPLRVRPEPTAQWLAGYHYRGGELPAHAVEVIGWGADLGFAMVPGDGGRPLAIARGSVDQGWLGITAVEVAPSARRQGLGAAVTCPLARWAEARGAGSAYLQVAVENTAGAGLCATLGFAEHHRYQYRVAVQP; encoded by the coding sequence GTGGGTGCGTCGGACGCCGAGGTGCTCGAGCTCGAGCGCGTCGCCGCCCTGGGCTGGTCCGCCACCGAGACGGCCACGGTCGGCGGCTGGCTGCTGCGGGCGTCCCGGGGCTTCACCGGGCGGGCCAACTCGGTGCTTCCGCTCGGCGGTCCCGGGCAGACGCTGGTCGACGCCATCGAGCACTGCGCGCGCTGGTACGCCGACCGCGGGCTGCCGTTGAAGTTCCAGGTGCCGTTGCTCTCCGACGACGCCCAGGACACCCGCCTCGGCGAGCACGGGCTGGCCGTCGTGGACGTCGTCCGGGTCCTGGTCTGCGACGTCACCGACCTGGTCGCCGACCACGGCGGACCCCTGCGGGTCCGGCCGGAGCCGACGGCGCAGTGGCTGGCCGGCTACCACTACCGGGGCGGCGAGCTGCCCGCGCACGCCGTCGAGGTCATCGGCTGGGGCGCCGACCTGGGCTTCGCCATGGTGCCCGGCGACGGCGGCCGGCCGCTGGCCATCGCGCGCGGCAGCGTCGACCAGGGCTGGCTGGGGATCACCGCCGTCGAGGTCGCGCCGTCGGCCCGGCGCCAGGGGCTCGGGGCGGCGGTCACCTGCCCGCTGGCCCGCTGGGCCGAGGCCCGGGGGGCTGGTTCGGCCTACCTGCAGGTCGCGGTCGAGAACACCGCCGGGGCCGGGCTCTGCGCCACCCTGGGCTTCGCCGAGCACCACCGCTACCAGTACCGGGTCGCCGTCCAGCCCTAG
- the fdxA gene encoding ferredoxin: MTYVIALPCVDVLDKACVEECPVDCIYEGERMLYIHPDECVDCGACEPVCPVEAIFYEDDLPEQWKDYYKANVEFFDDLGSPGGASKLGKIEKDHPLVSALPSQGGEH, translated from the coding sequence GTGACCTATGTGATCGCCTTGCCGTGCGTCGACGTGCTCGACAAGGCCTGTGTCGAGGAGTGCCCGGTCGACTGCATCTACGAGGGCGAGCGGATGTTGTACATCCACCCCGACGAGTGCGTCGATTGCGGGGCCTGCGAGCCGGTTTGCCCGGTCGAGGCCATCTTCTACGAGGACGACCTGCCGGAGCAGTGGAAGGACTACTACAAGGCCAACGTCGAGTTCTTCGACGACCTCGGCTCGCCCGGCGGCGCCTCCAAGCTCGGCAAGATCGAGAAGGACCACCCGCTGGTGTCCGCGCTCCCGTCGCAGGGCGGCGAGCACTGA
- the dapC gene encoding succinyldiaminopimelate transaminase, giving the protein MTQPVSARLPDFPWDSLAAAAERARAHPGGIVDLSVGTPVDPTPEVIRAALRAAADAPGYPTTQGTPQLRAAAVRWLARRLGVPEMDPAAVLPTIGSKELVAWLPTLLGLGPGSVVVVPELAYPTYAVGAQLAGAEVVVADSLVALGPRRVDLVWVNSPANPTGRVLPAEHLRKVVAWARERGALVVSDECYIELGWDAEPVSVLHPDVTGGSLPGLLAVHSLSKRSNLAGYRAGFVTGDRSVVAELLAVRKHVGLMVPDPVQAAMTAALDDDQHVVEQRGRYRGRRDLLLVALREAGLRVEHSEAGLYLWATRDEPCRDTVDWFAERGILVAPGDFYGAAGARHVRVTLTATDERVAAAAQRLAG; this is encoded by the coding sequence CTGACCCAGCCGGTCTCGGCCCGGCTGCCGGACTTCCCCTGGGACTCCCTGGCAGCCGCGGCCGAGCGGGCTCGCGCCCACCCTGGCGGCATCGTCGACCTGTCGGTGGGCACGCCCGTCGACCCGACGCCCGAGGTGATCCGCGCGGCGCTGCGCGCGGCCGCGGACGCGCCCGGCTACCCCACCACGCAGGGCACCCCGCAGCTGCGGGCCGCCGCCGTCCGCTGGCTGGCCCGGCGGCTGGGCGTACCCGAGATGGACCCGGCGGCGGTGCTGCCGACCATCGGGTCCAAGGAGCTGGTGGCCTGGCTGCCCACCCTGCTCGGCCTGGGGCCGGGCAGCGTCGTGGTCGTGCCGGAGCTCGCCTACCCGACGTACGCCGTCGGCGCCCAGCTGGCCGGGGCCGAGGTGGTCGTGGCCGACTCGCTGGTCGCCCTCGGCCCGCGCCGGGTGGACCTGGTGTGGGTCAACTCCCCGGCCAACCCCACCGGACGTGTGCTGCCCGCCGAGCACCTGCGCAAGGTGGTCGCCTGGGCCCGGGAGCGCGGGGCGCTGGTGGTGTCCGACGAGTGCTACATCGAGCTGGGCTGGGACGCCGAGCCGGTCTCGGTGCTGCACCCCGACGTGACCGGGGGCAGCCTGCCTGGGCTGCTCGCCGTCCACTCGCTGTCGAAGCGGTCGAACCTGGCCGGTTACCGCGCCGGGTTCGTCACCGGTGACCGGTCGGTGGTCGCCGAGCTGCTCGCGGTGCGCAAGCACGTGGGCCTGATGGTCCCCGACCCGGTCCAGGCGGCCATGACCGCCGCGCTGGACGACGACCAGCATGTGGTGGAGCAGCGCGGCCGGTACCGCGGGCGCCGGGACCTGCTGCTCGTGGCGCTGCGCGAAGCCGGACTCCGGGTGGAGCACTCGGAGGCCGGGCTGTACCTGTGGGCGACCCGCGACGAGCCCTGCCGGGACACCGTGGACTGGTTCGCCGAGCGCGGCATCCTGGTGGCCCCCGGAGACTTCTACGGTGCCGCGGGTGCCCGGCACGTGCGGGTCACGCTGACCGCGACCGACGAGCGGGTGGCCGCCGCCGCCCAGCGGCTGGCCGGCTGA
- a CDS encoding cupin domain-containing protein, protein MPGFIGDFERLANANEDFRQVLFTAPNSQLVAMTLQPGDEIGREVHTEDQLFVFVSGGPAGVTLGDESHLLGSHTFVVVPAGTEHNVRNEGSHPLRLLTVYAPAHHPDHTVHHTKADSDGAEHQH, encoded by the coding sequence ATGCCCGGATTCATCGGTGACTTCGAGCGGCTGGCGAACGCCAACGAGGACTTCCGTCAGGTGCTCTTCACCGCACCGAACAGCCAGCTGGTCGCCATGACCCTGCAGCCGGGGGACGAGATCGGCCGGGAGGTGCACACCGAGGACCAGCTGTTCGTCTTCGTCTCCGGCGGGCCGGCCGGGGTCACCCTCGGCGACGAGTCGCACCTGCTGGGCAGCCACACCTTCGTCGTCGTCCCGGCCGGGACCGAGCACAACGTCCGCAACGAGGGCAGCCACCCGCTGCGGCTGCTCACCGTCTACGCGCCGGCCCACCACCCGGACCACACCGTCCACCACACCAAGGCCGACTCCGACGGGGCCGAGCACCAGCACTGA
- the dapD gene encoding 2,3,4,5-tetrahydropyridine-2,6-dicarboxylate N-succinyltransferase — MSDATPRPLPTTASGVGLATYDADDRLLDVWFPEPVLGDDAATPGGLAALAGADPVRATRSVVVTVRTDLQSPPTDAADVYLRLHLLSHRLVRPHTISLDGVFGLLTNVVWTDRGPCAVEGFEQTRLRLRADGPVTVFGVDKFPRMVDYVLPEGVRIADADRVRLGAHLASGTTVMHEGFVNFNAGTLGASMVEGRISSGVLVGNGSDIGGGASIMGTLSGGGTQVVRVGERCLVGANAGIGISLGDDCVVEAGCYVTAGSKITLPDGAVVKAAELSGASGLLYRRNSQTGTLEVVTRSGTWGELNAALHAN; from the coding sequence GTGAGCGACGCCACCCCCCGACCGCTGCCGACGACCGCTTCCGGGGTCGGGTTGGCCACCTACGACGCCGACGACCGGCTGCTCGACGTGTGGTTCCCCGAGCCGGTGCTCGGCGACGACGCAGCCACGCCCGGCGGGCTCGCGGCCCTGGCTGGGGCCGACCCGGTGCGCGCCACGCGCAGCGTCGTCGTCACGGTCCGCACCGACCTGCAGTCGCCGCCGACCGACGCGGCCGACGTCTACCTGCGGCTGCACCTGCTGTCGCACCGGCTGGTCCGCCCGCACACCATCAGCCTGGACGGCGTCTTCGGGCTGCTCACCAACGTGGTGTGGACCGACCGGGGGCCGTGCGCGGTGGAGGGCTTCGAGCAGACCCGGCTGCGGCTGCGGGCCGACGGCCCGGTGACCGTCTTCGGGGTCGACAAGTTCCCCCGGATGGTCGACTACGTGCTGCCGGAGGGCGTGCGCATCGCCGACGCCGACCGGGTCCGGCTGGGCGCGCACCTGGCCTCCGGGACGACGGTCATGCACGAGGGCTTCGTCAACTTCAACGCGGGCACCCTCGGGGCCTCCATGGTGGAGGGCCGGATCAGCTCCGGCGTCCTCGTCGGGAACGGGTCCGACATCGGCGGCGGCGCATCGATCATGGGCACCCTGTCCGGTGGTGGCACCCAGGTGGTCCGGGTCGGCGAGCGGTGCCTGGTCGGCGCGAACGCCGGGATCGGGATCTCACTCGGCGACGACTGCGTCGTGGAGGCCGGCTGCTACGTCACGGCCGGATCCAAGATCACCCTGCCGGACGGCGCAGTGGTCAAGGCCGCCGAGCTGTCCGGGGCATCCGGCCTGCTGTACCGGCGCAACAGCCAGACCGGCACCCTCGAGGTGGTGACCCGGTCGGGCACCTGGGGCGAGCTGAACGCGGCGCTGCACGCGAACTGA
- the dapE gene encoding succinyl-diaminopimelate desuccinylase, whose translation MTHLDLTQDGATLTAALVDVFSVSGSERPLADAVAAVLAAVPHLRVDRDGDTVVARTQLDRAERVVIAGHLDTVPEAGNLPARRQDGRVVGLGSCDMKGGVAVALRLAATVAAPTRDVTYVFYDGEEVEESRNGLRRVATTHRDWLAADFAVLMEPSNAVVEAGCQGTLRAEVVVPGRRAHSARSWLGVNAVHAAGEVLDRLRQYPARTAEIDGLAYREGLNAVGIRGGVAGNVIPDECVVTVNLRFAPDRSPEQAEAHVREVFDGFEVRIVDLAPGALPGLERPAAAAFLAAVGGEPQAKLGWTDVARFSAIGVPAVNFGPGDPQLAHTREEYVEEAQVARCEERLRAWLTS comes from the coding sequence GTGACCCACCTCGACCTGACCCAGGACGGCGCCACGCTGACGGCTGCGCTCGTCGACGTCTTCTCGGTGAGCGGCAGCGAGCGGCCGCTCGCGGACGCCGTCGCGGCGGTGCTGGCCGCCGTGCCGCACCTGCGGGTGGACCGGGACGGCGACACCGTGGTGGCCCGCACCCAGCTGGACCGCGCGGAGCGCGTCGTCATCGCCGGGCACCTGGACACCGTCCCCGAGGCGGGGAACCTGCCCGCCCGGCGGCAGGACGGCCGGGTGGTCGGGCTGGGCTCGTGCGACATGAAGGGCGGGGTGGCGGTCGCGCTGCGGCTGGCCGCCACCGTGGCCGCGCCGACCCGCGACGTGACCTACGTGTTCTACGACGGCGAGGAGGTCGAGGAGTCACGCAACGGGCTGCGTCGAGTGGCGACGACGCACCGGGACTGGCTGGCCGCTGACTTCGCCGTCCTGATGGAGCCGTCGAACGCGGTCGTGGAGGCCGGCTGCCAGGGGACGCTGCGGGCCGAGGTCGTCGTGCCCGGCCGCCGGGCGCACAGCGCCCGCAGCTGGCTGGGGGTCAACGCCGTCCACGCGGCCGGGGAGGTGCTCGACCGGCTGCGCCAGTACCCGGCGCGGACGGCGGAGATCGACGGGCTGGCCTACCGCGAGGGGCTCAACGCGGTCGGGATCCGCGGCGGGGTGGCCGGCAACGTCATCCCGGACGAGTGCGTGGTCACGGTGAACCTCCGGTTCGCCCCCGATCGCTCGCCGGAGCAGGCCGAGGCCCACGTCCGGGAGGTCTTCGACGGGTTCGAGGTGCGCATCGTCGACCTGGCGCCCGGTGCGCTGCCCGGCCTCGAGCGCCCCGCGGCCGCGGCGTTCCTGGCCGCCGTCGGCGGTGAGCCGCAGGCCAAGCTCGGCTGGACCGACGTCGCCCGGTTCAGCGCCATCGGCGTCCCGGCGGTCAACTTCGGCCCCGGCGACCCGCAGCTCGCGCACACCCGGGAGGAGTACGTGGAGGAGGCGCAGGTCGCCCGCTGCGAGGAGCGGCTGCGCGCCTGGCTGACCAGCTGA
- a CDS encoding alpha/beta hydrolase-fold protein: MSLTGLPLAVLATLLALGLPVGLLVMWGRLRHVALRAGWMLLSQVFAVVFVLLLINNHFQLYGSWRDLTGFGSADAAGVPTLSSAAPPRGSVTAARSHVLSTMERYDTGYVVNLLGVRSGVEAPVYVWLPPEYDQARYAHVRFPVVELLPGFPGTPTTWLNAMHLVQRVQQARQRGAEPFVFVLPTITVDPPVDTECSDVPGYPKAATFLTQDVRSFVTTHLRVRTDAGGWGIEGYSTGGFCAVKLALQHPDLYAAAVSLSGYFATGSSVFRPYPALARQNSPLWLEQHAPAAPVSLLLVATEQDHGTAAALAAMQRGARPPTVVDRTVLRWGGHNTRVWSPQVPETLVWLSRHLPTPGPSTGVQVVRLP, from the coding sequence ATGTCGCTCACCGGGCTCCCGCTCGCCGTTCTCGCCACGCTGCTGGCCCTGGGGCTGCCGGTCGGGCTGCTGGTGATGTGGGGGCGGCTGCGCCACGTGGCGCTGCGCGCCGGCTGGATGCTGCTGAGCCAGGTGTTCGCCGTCGTGTTCGTGCTGCTGCTCATCAACAACCACTTCCAGCTCTACGGCAGCTGGCGGGACCTGACCGGGTTCGGTTCCGCGGACGCAGCCGGGGTCCCGACCCTGTCGTCGGCCGCCCCGCCGAGGGGGTCGGTCACGGCCGCCCGCAGCCATGTGCTGTCCACGATGGAGCGCTATGACACCGGCTACGTGGTCAACCTGCTCGGCGTCCGCTCCGGCGTCGAGGCACCGGTCTACGTGTGGCTGCCGCCCGAGTACGACCAGGCTCGGTATGCCCACGTCCGGTTCCCCGTCGTCGAGCTGCTGCCGGGCTTCCCGGGAACGCCGACGACCTGGCTGAACGCCATGCACCTGGTGCAGCGGGTGCAGCAGGCCCGGCAGCGCGGCGCCGAGCCGTTCGTCTTCGTGCTGCCGACCATCACGGTGGACCCCCCGGTGGACACCGAGTGCTCCGACGTCCCCGGCTACCCGAAGGCCGCGACGTTCCTCACCCAGGACGTGCGCAGCTTCGTCACCACGCACCTGCGGGTTCGCACCGACGCCGGCGGGTGGGGGATCGAGGGCTACTCCACCGGCGGGTTCTGCGCCGTGAAGCTGGCCCTGCAGCACCCGGACCTGTACGCGGCGGCGGTCAGCCTCTCGGGGTACTTCGCCACCGGCAGCAGCGTGTTCCGGCCCTACCCGGCGCTGGCCCGGCAGAACAGCCCGCTGTGGCTGGAGCAGCACGCCCCGGCCGCCCCGGTGAGCCTGCTCCTGGTGGCCACCGAGCAGGACCACGGCACCGCAGCCGCGTTGGCCGCCATGCAGCGCGGCGCGCGCCCCCCCACCGTGGTGGACCGGACGGTGCTGCGCTGGGGCGGCCACAACACCCGGGTGTGGTCCCCGCAGGTACCGGAAACGCTGGTGTGGCTGAGCCGGCACCTGCCAACACCCGGCCCGTCGACCGGCGTCCAGGTGGTCCGGCTGCCCTGA